In one window of Thermus aquaticus DNA:
- the modA gene encoding molybdate ABC transporter substrate-binding protein, translating into MKRWFPLAVWVVALLGSAWAQTVRVVAAADLQYALPDLARAFASKNPGTKVQLTFGSSGKLFTQLTQGLEADIYFSAEAIYPKLLEERGLAEPGTRKPYALGQVVIWLDRRLGLRPEPDALKNPQITQLAIANPLHAPYGRAAVTLLERYGLLKRRRDTPIPDFARLPWEAIPWERLTGGVEAYWDATPLRQGKPGFTFVYGENIGQTAQLALASTRAGILALPLAVNESLSGPGVYWVAPLESHLRLEQHYVILKGRGRPEVVAFHRFVGSPEGRAILKRSGFLVPGE; encoded by the coding sequence GTGAAGCGTTGGTTCCCCTTGGCGGTGTGGGTTGTGGCCCTGCTGGGCTCCGCCTGGGCCCAAACGGTCCGGGTCGTGGCCGCGGCCGACCTGCAGTACGCCCTCCCCGACCTGGCCCGGGCTTTTGCGTCCAAAAACCCCGGGACCAAGGTCCAGCTCACCTTCGGTTCCTCGGGAAAGCTCTTCACCCAGCTGACCCAGGGCCTGGAAGCCGACATCTACTTCTCCGCCGAGGCCATTTACCCCAAGCTCCTAGAGGAAAGGGGCCTGGCCGAGCCCGGCACCCGCAAGCCCTACGCCCTGGGCCAGGTGGTCATCTGGCTGGACCGGAGGCTGGGCCTCCGTCCAGAACCCGATGCCCTCAAGAACCCCCAGATCACCCAGCTGGCCATCGCCAACCCCCTTCACGCCCCTTACGGCCGCGCCGCCGTTACCCTTTTGGAGCGTTACGGCCTCCTCAAGAGGCGGAGGGACACCCCCATCCCCGACTTCGCCCGCCTCCCCTGGGAGGCCATCCCCTGGGAGCGCCTCACCGGAGGCGTGGAGGCCTACTGGGACGCCACCCCCCTGCGCCAGGGCAAGCCCGGCTTCACCTTCGTCTACGGGGAGAACATCGGCCAGACCGCCCAGCTGGCCCTGGCCTCCACGCGGGCGGGCATCCTGGCCCTGCCCCTGGCGGTCAACGAGAGCCTGTCCGGGCCCGGGGTCTACTGGGTGGCCCCCCTGGAGAGCCACCTGCGCCTGGAGCAGCACTACGTGATCCTGAAGGGGCGGGGCCGTCCGGAGGTCGTGGCCTTCCACCGCTTTGTGGGAAGCCCCGAAGGGCGGGCCATCCTCAAGCGCTCCGGCTTCCTCGTCCCCGGGGAGTAG
- a CDS encoding uracil-DNA glycosylase, which translates to MTLEVLEAQAKACTACRLAEGRTQVVFGEGNPDANLMIVGEGPGEEEDKTGHPFVGKAGQLLNRILEAAGIRREEIYITNIVKCRPPGNRAPLPDEAKICTDRWLLKQIELIAPQIIVPLGAVAAEFFLGEKVSITKVRGQWYEWHGIKVFPMFHPAYLLRNPSRAPGSPKHLTWLDIQEVKRALQALPPKAGRVRPVSQEPLF; encoded by the coding sequence ATGACCCTGGAAGTCCTCGAGGCCCAGGCCAAGGCCTGCACCGCCTGCCGTCTGGCGGAGGGCCGCACCCAGGTGGTCTTCGGCGAGGGCAACCCCGACGCCAACCTCATGATCGTGGGGGAAGGCCCGGGGGAGGAGGAAGACAAGACCGGCCACCCCTTCGTGGGCAAGGCGGGCCAGCTTCTAAACCGCATCCTGGAGGCGGCGGGGATCCGCCGGGAGGAGATCTACATCACCAACATCGTCAAGTGCCGCCCCCCCGGAAACCGGGCCCCCCTCCCCGACGAGGCCAAGATCTGCACCGACCGCTGGCTCCTGAAGCAGATTGAGCTCATCGCCCCCCAGATCATCGTCCCCCTGGGGGCGGTGGCCGCCGAGTTCTTCCTGGGGGAGAAGGTCTCCATCACCAAGGTGCGGGGCCAGTGGTACGAGTGGCACGGCATCAAGGTCTTCCCCATGTTCCACCCCGCCTACCTTCTCAGGAATCCAAGCCGCGCCCCGGGAAGCCCCAAGCACCTCACCTGGCTGGACATCCAGGAGGTGAAAAGGGCCCTCCAGGCCCTGCCTCCCAAGGCGGGAAGGGTCAGGCCGGTGAGCCAGGAGCCCCTTTTTTAA
- the modB gene encoding molybdate ABC transporter permease subunit encodes MDPAFWTALLLSFQVALLASLLLLLLGVPLAWVLAFRAFPGKVLVESLFLLPLVLPPTVLGFYLLLFLGSDGPLFRLLGVSLAFRFEGLVLASLVFSLPFALSAYREAFLALDPNLLEVARTLGAPRARILARVVLPLVWPGLLSGTLLAFAKILGEFGVLLMVGGSIPGKTQVVSVYLYDLVQALRFAEAMRASLVLLALSFLLISGVRLLERRWRTWRSTTG; translated from the coding sequence ATGGACCCGGCCTTCTGGACCGCCCTCCTCCTCTCCTTCCAGGTGGCCCTCCTGGCCTCCCTCCTCCTCCTCCTCCTGGGGGTTCCCCTGGCCTGGGTCCTGGCCTTCCGCGCTTTCCCGGGCAAGGTCCTGGTGGAGTCCCTCTTCCTCCTCCCCCTGGTCCTTCCCCCCACGGTCCTGGGCTTCTACCTCCTCCTCTTCCTGGGGTCCGACGGGCCCCTCTTCCGCCTCCTCGGGGTCTCCCTGGCCTTCCGCTTTGAGGGTCTGGTCCTGGCGAGCCTGGTTTTCAGCCTGCCCTTCGCCCTCTCCGCCTACCGGGAGGCCTTCTTGGCCCTGGACCCCAACCTCCTGGAGGTGGCCCGCACCCTGGGGGCGCCCAGGGCCCGGATCCTGGCCCGGGTGGTCCTCCCCCTGGTCTGGCCCGGCCTCCTCTCGGGGACCCTTCTGGCCTTCGCCAAGATCCTGGGGGAGTTCGGGGTGCTCCTCATGGTGGGCGGGTCCATCCCCGGAAAGACCCAGGTGGTGAGCGTCTACCTCTACGACCTGGTCCAGGCCCTCCGCTTCGCCGAGGCCATGAGGGCCAGCCTGGTCCTCCTGGCCTTGAGCTTCCTCCTCATCTCGGGCGTGCGGCTTTTGGAAAGGAGGTGGCGGACCTGGAGGTCCACTACCGGCTGA